A genomic region of Helicoverpa armigera isolate CAAS_96S chromosome 31, ASM3070526v1, whole genome shotgun sequence contains the following coding sequences:
- the LOC110380949 gene encoding M-phase inducer phosphatase isoform X2 — translation MNNYKIKMNPHTIDFTKSPLSPIYTPTKRRILGEIQVPKSPLDRLKSPLTNSPKPFKSPLQAINSPLLNRSSPFLNQSPFLNQNSPVTKNSPLSTRVKRSRITKVMEERTRFRMSNKENDAPMMSETFMKLDVEEETRDFLFGDRFEATREKVTNWSTTKLDFTHALPKSPKQDLYVPQKEITQDLDDFETLHDLEQEFEADNFDECSKYEIISTDSPNIISRGRTSSSRKVTSRNFVFGAPLADNEASTSFNKPAVTATRMLTFDEEDFEFPSPAVKKQAAKKSLKFSETPTKLRHEKSDSSIGSMSQSPLPKTGLYTTESTTSMESGFISELEEPFLEIEESNSPKVANFNELLSGQIKSNVLSEKSFLRRPLNRSLSFNPESKARVSLFSILESPNVAQRNKKRVDRSENEIAVKRRRSNCQSPELNRLKSRPVLQRAFSENNALIMSAMARSIVEPDLIGDFSMPYALPLTSGDHEDLKSISCDTLAKLLRGEYRHVISDYQIIDCRYPYEFAGGHIVDAVNYYTHAQVHSLLDRPPSNNTDRPSPGTDTRVNTDRPLERTDSGIDIESSSGRMDSGMDSPVGGTKRSVLVFHCEFSLERGPKLARYLRSSDRALNRDRYPSLRYPESYLLCGGYSAFHRSHPALCAPAGYTPMRDPRHAQALREHRGNSGR, via the exons ATGAacaactataaaattaaaatgaacccACACACTATTGACTTTACAAAATCACCACTATCACCAATCTACACGCCCACCAAAAGAAGAATACTAGGAGAAATACAAGTACCGAAATCACCATTAGACCGACTGAAATCACCCCTCACAAATTCACCTAAACCTTTCAAATCACCGTTACAAGCTATTAACTCACCGTTACTAAACCGGTCATCACCGTTTCTAAATCAATCACCGTTCTTAAACCAGAATTCACCGGTGACAAAGAACTCACCGTTGTCAACGAGGGTTAAAAGGTCAAGGATTACCAAGGTCATGGAGGAACGGACTCGGTTCAGGATGTCGAATAAAGAGAATGATGCTCCGATGATGAGTGAAACATTCATGAAGTTGGACGTTGAGGAAGAAACAAGAGATTTCCTGTTCGGTGATAGATTTGAGGCAACGAGAGAGAAAGTTACTAATTGGTCGACTACTAAG CTGGATTTCACGCACGCTCTcccaaaatcaccaaaacagGACCTCTACGTACCACAAAAGGAAATCACCCAAGACCTCGACGATTTTGAGACCCTCCACGATCTAGAACAAGAGTTCGAAGCGGACAACTTCGATGAATGTTCCAAATACGAGATCATATCCACGGATAGTCCCAATATCATATCTCGGGGACGTACATCTTCTTCTAGAAAGGTCACATCAAGGAATTTTGTCTTCGGAGCTCCTTTAGCTGACAATGAAGCTTCAACCAGCTTTAACAAGCCTGCAGTCACTGCCACAAGAATGCTGACCTTCGATGAAGAGGATTTCGAATTCCCCTCACCGGCAGTCAAAAAACAAGCTGctaaaaaatccttaaaattCTCCGAAACACCGACTAAACTAAGACATGAGAAAAGTGACTCAAGTATCGGATCAATGAGTCAGTCACCATTACCAAAAACCGGTTTATATACTACGGAATCTACAACATCTATGGAAAGCGGTTTCATATCAGAATTGGAGGAACCGTTTTTGGAAATAGAAGAATCAAATTCACCAAAAGTAGCAAATTTCAATGAGTTACTCTCCGGTCAAATTAAGTCTAACGTTCTTAGTGAAAAGAGCTTTTTAAGAAGACCGTTGAACCGTAGTTTAAGTTTCAACCCTGAGAGTAAGGCGAGAGTCTCTCTATTCTCTATTCTAGAGAGTCCGAATGTTGCTCAGAGGAATAAGAAGAGAGTAGACCGGAGTGAGAATGAGATTGCTGTTAAGAGAAGACGGTCTAACTGCCAGAGTCCGGAGTTGAATAGACTTAAGAGTAGACCGGTGTTGCAGAGAgctttttctgaaaataatgcTCTGATTATGTCTGCAATGGCTAGAT CGATAGTAGAGCCGGATTTAATAGGCGATTTCTCCATGCCGTACGCGCTACCGCTCACCAGTGGCGACCACGAGGATCTGAAGAGCATCTCCTGTGACACGCTCGCTAAGCTGCTGAGGGGAGAATATAGACATGTTATTAGTGATTATCag ATAATAGACTGCCGCTACCCCTACGAATTCGCGGGAGGACACATAGTAGACGCTGTCAACTACTACACACAcgcacaagtgcactcactgcTCGACCGACCACCAAGCAACAACACTGACCGTCCATCACCAGGGACGGACACCAGGGTGAACACTGATCGTCCACTAGAAAGGACGGACAGTGGGATAGACATTGAAAGTTCTTCGGGGAGAATGGATAGTGGGATGGACAGTCCAGTGGGAGGAACGAAAAGGAGTGTGTTGGTCTTCCACTGTGAATTCTCGTTGGAACGGGGACCTAAgct AGCCCGCTACCTCCGTTCCTCAGACCGTGCATTAAACAGGGACCGTTACCCTTCACTCCGCTACCCCGAGAGCTACCTGCTATGTGGAGGCTACTCCGCATTCCATCGCTCACATCCTGCACTCTGCGCCCCTGCTGGGTACACGCCCATGCGGGACCCGAGACATGCGCAGGCACTAAGGGAACATCGCGGCAATAGTGGGAGATAG
- the LOC110380947 gene encoding uncharacterized protein LOC110380947 — protein MKLIIALCLLCGCVAPHTCRSVDSRDPPAQDLEPFVARHHHEGNIAELLIPLLERSLAQSEARSNERQRRRPKPGKKVIQVLPYPGSEEHKRKGWRKLNSHKKQVVEITPLHGKNGAKPLAYILSAAKPSHVDETMTNDDSASGEREQQLYEDKNVSINILKSAEVSSSMLNNPANIYGNSKDSQTSNKESISYLTAESNDESGNQDEKSSEELSTEFRFARQHGVKSHNHKIIVSDEEKSLSLEDRVAVQREVKSHNHKVIVSDENKSESLENVELTEEDVGSTADYSTSESSEDKLESKNGDLTGESQVTLDNDVTSKLDATVEQRDLSVENLNRIAENRDSSGENLDLSAETLDLSAETLDLSAGNLDLTPENTGPTAEVRDSSSEYKDSLENGDLAAELDLTAVNRDATADNTGLTAKLDLIAEKALTPEATLEDKSTSLDVSATVEQASGLTLNDLSAEEKTLSLEEDTSENTELSQEISDPGHTHTHTHDHHHHTHLDDVNLSAEDKTQILSPDNQIQSRNMIADDIVISHSDSTEKNFGKIFDSNARDIIELIQSSVEASTAKHRDCKEVSDKHSHDHKSYRLSFLFNK, from the exons ATGAAGCTAATTATAG CGTTGTGTCTCTTATGTGGTTGCGTTGCTCCGCACACATGTCGCTCAGTAGACAGCCGCGACCCTCCAGCCCAAGACCTGGAGCCCTTCGTAGCCCGTCACCACCACGAGGGCAACATCGCCGAACTTCTCATACCACTCCTGGAGCGCAGCCTAGCCCAAAGCGAGGCCAGGTCCAATGAAAGACAGCGGAGAAGACCTAAACCTGGTAAAAAGGTCATCCAGGTCCTACCCTATCCAGGGTCTGAAGAACATAAACGCAAAGGCTGGAGGAAACTAAACTCTCATAAGAAACAAGTGGTAGAAATTACTCCGTTGCATGGTAAGAATGGTGCTAAACCTCTAGCGTATATACTGTCAGCTGCTAAGCCTAGTCATGTGGACGAAACGATGACAAATGATGATTCGGCTAGTGGTGAACGTGAACAGCAATTATatgaagataaaaatgttagtaTTAACATTTTGAAGTCTGCCGAAGTCTCAAGCAGTATGTTAAACAATCCTGCTAACATATATGGTAATAGCAAAGATTCTCAAACTAGCAATAAAGAATCCATCTCTTATTTGACCGCAGAAAGCAATGATGAATCTGGAAATCAGGATGAAAAGAGCTCGGAAGAATTAAGTACAGAATTTAGGTTTGCTAGACAACATGGCGTAAAATCtcataatcataaaattatagttAGCGATGAGGAAAAATCTCTGTCACTGGAAGATAGAGTCGCAGTACAGAGAGAGGTGAAATCTCATAATCATAAAGTGATAGTAAGTGATGAAAACAAGTCTGAATCACTAGAGAATGTAGAATTGACAGAAGAAGATGTAGGCTCTACGGCAGATTATTCTACAAGTGAAAGCTCGGAAGATAAACTTGAATCTAAAAATGGAGATCTGACCGGAGAAAGTCAAGTTACTTTAGATAACGATGTTACTTCGAAATTAGATGCTACGGTCGAGCAAAGAGATTTATCGGTAGAAAACCTTAATCGTATAGCTGAGAACAGAGATTCATCAGGTGAAAACCTGGATTTATCAGCTGAAACCCTGGATTTATCAGCTGAAACCCTGGATTTATCAGCTGGAAACCTGGATTTGACACCTGAAAATACAGGTCCAACAGCCGAAGTAAGAGATTCTTCATCAGAATATAAAGACTCGCTAGAAAACGGAGATTTGGCAGCAGAATTGGACTTGACGGCGGTAAACAGGGATGCAACTGCAGATAATACAGGTCTGACAGCTAAACTTGATCTAATAGCTGAAAAAGCTTTGACACCAGAAGCGACTTTAGAAGATAAATCTACATCGTTAGATGTGAGTGCGACAGTAGAACAAGCTTCGGGCCTCACATTAAATGATCTTTCTGCTGAAGAGAAAACTTTGTCATTAGAAGAGGACACGAGCGAAAATACTGAACTTTCTCAAGAAATATCAGACCCAggacatacacacacacatacccaCGACCATCATCATCACACACACTTAGATGATGTAAATCTTAGTGCTGAAGATAAAACACAGATTTTAAGCCCTGATAATCAGATTCAATCAAGAAATATGATAGCAGACGACATTGTAATAAGCCACAGTGATTCTACAGAGAAGAATTTTGGTAAAATCTTTGATTCTAATGCTAGAGATATTATTGAATTGATTCAATCGTCGGTAGAAGCTAGCACGGCTAAACATAGAGATTGTAAAGAGGTTAGCGACAAACATTCACATGATCACAAATCTTATAGGCTGTCGTTCTTGTTTAATAAGTAA
- the LOC110380949 gene encoding M-phase inducer phosphatase isoform X1 — protein sequence MWGESSKHCEVNCQCSGLITENFKINSGNNGTKRKQEDSLMNNYKIKMNPHTIDFTKSPLSPIYTPTKRRILGEIQVPKSPLDRLKSPLTNSPKPFKSPLQAINSPLLNRSSPFLNQSPFLNQNSPVTKNSPLSTRVKRSRITKVMEERTRFRMSNKENDAPMMSETFMKLDVEEETRDFLFGDRFEATREKVTNWSTTKLDFTHALPKSPKQDLYVPQKEITQDLDDFETLHDLEQEFEADNFDECSKYEIISTDSPNIISRGRTSSSRKVTSRNFVFGAPLADNEASTSFNKPAVTATRMLTFDEEDFEFPSPAVKKQAAKKSLKFSETPTKLRHEKSDSSIGSMSQSPLPKTGLYTTESTTSMESGFISELEEPFLEIEESNSPKVANFNELLSGQIKSNVLSEKSFLRRPLNRSLSFNPESKARVSLFSILESPNVAQRNKKRVDRSENEIAVKRRRSNCQSPELNRLKSRPVLQRAFSENNALIMSAMARSIVEPDLIGDFSMPYALPLTSGDHEDLKSISCDTLAKLLRGEYRHVISDYQIIDCRYPYEFAGGHIVDAVNYYTHAQVHSLLDRPPSNNTDRPSPGTDTRVNTDRPLERTDSGIDIESSSGRMDSGMDSPVGGTKRSVLVFHCEFSLERGPKLARYLRSSDRALNRDRYPSLRYPESYLLCGGYSAFHRSHPALCAPAGYTPMRDPRHAQALREHRGNSGR from the exons ATTAATCACcgaaaacttcaaaataaattccGGAAACAATGGCACAAAGAGAAAACAAGAAGATTCACTAATGAacaactataaaattaaaatgaacccACACACTATTGACTTTACAAAATCACCACTATCACCAATCTACACGCCCACCAAAAGAAGAATACTAGGAGAAATACAAGTACCGAAATCACCATTAGACCGACTGAAATCACCCCTCACAAATTCACCTAAACCTTTCAAATCACCGTTACAAGCTATTAACTCACCGTTACTAAACCGGTCATCACCGTTTCTAAATCAATCACCGTTCTTAAACCAGAATTCACCGGTGACAAAGAACTCACCGTTGTCAACGAGGGTTAAAAGGTCAAGGATTACCAAGGTCATGGAGGAACGGACTCGGTTCAGGATGTCGAATAAAGAGAATGATGCTCCGATGATGAGTGAAACATTCATGAAGTTGGACGTTGAGGAAGAAACAAGAGATTTCCTGTTCGGTGATAGATTTGAGGCAACGAGAGAGAAAGTTACTAATTGGTCGACTACTAAG CTGGATTTCACGCACGCTCTcccaaaatcaccaaaacagGACCTCTACGTACCACAAAAGGAAATCACCCAAGACCTCGACGATTTTGAGACCCTCCACGATCTAGAACAAGAGTTCGAAGCGGACAACTTCGATGAATGTTCCAAATACGAGATCATATCCACGGATAGTCCCAATATCATATCTCGGGGACGTACATCTTCTTCTAGAAAGGTCACATCAAGGAATTTTGTCTTCGGAGCTCCTTTAGCTGACAATGAAGCTTCAACCAGCTTTAACAAGCCTGCAGTCACTGCCACAAGAATGCTGACCTTCGATGAAGAGGATTTCGAATTCCCCTCACCGGCAGTCAAAAAACAAGCTGctaaaaaatccttaaaattCTCCGAAACACCGACTAAACTAAGACATGAGAAAAGTGACTCAAGTATCGGATCAATGAGTCAGTCACCATTACCAAAAACCGGTTTATATACTACGGAATCTACAACATCTATGGAAAGCGGTTTCATATCAGAATTGGAGGAACCGTTTTTGGAAATAGAAGAATCAAATTCACCAAAAGTAGCAAATTTCAATGAGTTACTCTCCGGTCAAATTAAGTCTAACGTTCTTAGTGAAAAGAGCTTTTTAAGAAGACCGTTGAACCGTAGTTTAAGTTTCAACCCTGAGAGTAAGGCGAGAGTCTCTCTATTCTCTATTCTAGAGAGTCCGAATGTTGCTCAGAGGAATAAGAAGAGAGTAGACCGGAGTGAGAATGAGATTGCTGTTAAGAGAAGACGGTCTAACTGCCAGAGTCCGGAGTTGAATAGACTTAAGAGTAGACCGGTGTTGCAGAGAgctttttctgaaaataatgcTCTGATTATGTCTGCAATGGCTAGAT CGATAGTAGAGCCGGATTTAATAGGCGATTTCTCCATGCCGTACGCGCTACCGCTCACCAGTGGCGACCACGAGGATCTGAAGAGCATCTCCTGTGACACGCTCGCTAAGCTGCTGAGGGGAGAATATAGACATGTTATTAGTGATTATCag ATAATAGACTGCCGCTACCCCTACGAATTCGCGGGAGGACACATAGTAGACGCTGTCAACTACTACACACAcgcacaagtgcactcactgcTCGACCGACCACCAAGCAACAACACTGACCGTCCATCACCAGGGACGGACACCAGGGTGAACACTGATCGTCCACTAGAAAGGACGGACAGTGGGATAGACATTGAAAGTTCTTCGGGGAGAATGGATAGTGGGATGGACAGTCCAGTGGGAGGAACGAAAAGGAGTGTGTTGGTCTTCCACTGTGAATTCTCGTTGGAACGGGGACCTAAgct AGCCCGCTACCTCCGTTCCTCAGACCGTGCATTAAACAGGGACCGTTACCCTTCACTCCGCTACCCCGAGAGCTACCTGCTATGTGGAGGCTACTCCGCATTCCATCGCTCACATCCTGCACTCTGCGCCCCTGCTGGGTACACGCCCATGCGGGACCCGAGACATGCGCAGGCACTAAGGGAACATCGCGGCAATAGTGGGAGATAG